In Cherax quadricarinatus isolate ZL_2023a chromosome 52, ASM3850222v1, whole genome shotgun sequence, the following proteins share a genomic window:
- the LOC128696858 gene encoding serine protease 27 isoform X2: protein MIAGRWGGVGVYPRQLPLLLFLFLLFFLFSVLPVAAQQADEGRYFRNMFTLPDQCVHNGIQASCTFILSCLFRGDTPVNKCGGGFIYTCCIPTIATVRSDAVRHINLFNREPPTFNNPLRVGPVLNSARQQFQVPVESRVQQPTLFNEPECGIQRVSQFAKRIIGGNEARFGEFPWQAHIRISGYQCGGVLINHYFVATAAHCVHKARLNQITVHLGEFDTKDTGEYDEPFPKETFAVLEKRIHPSFKYMLTQPDRFDIAVLRLNRPVIYRDNILPICLPDPSDDFIGEVGIVAGWGKTDNSFGKTGTNILRKVMVPIISNEECLRWHHHKGIDVKLHFEMFCAGHSQGKMDACLGDSGGPLVIHKNERWVLAGITSAGFGCAVDHQPGIYHKVSITSSWVISSVKT from the exons AGGCAGACGAGGGGCGTTACTTCCGCAATATGTTCACTTTACCTGACCAGTGTGTCCACAATGGTATCCAGGCTTCTTGCACCTTCatcctctcctgcctcttccgTGGAG ATACTCCAGTGAACAAatgtggtggaggcttcataTATACCTGCTGCATACCCACCATAGCTACTGTCAGATCTGACGCTGTCAGACACATCAATTTGTTCAACAGAGAACCTCCCACTTTCAACAACCCAC TTCGTGTGGGCCCAGTTTTAAATTCGGCCAGACAGCAGTTCCAGGTTCCCGTCGAGTCCAGAGTTCAACAACCGACTCTTTTTAATGAACCAG AGTGTGGTATTCAAAGAGTATCTCAGTTTGCCAAGAGAATCATTGGTGGTAATGAGGCCAGGTTTGGAGAGTTTCCCTGGCAGGCACACATTCGCATCTCGGGTTATCAGTGTGGAGGCGTCCTCATCAATCACTACTTTGTTGCTACAGCTGCACACTGTGTACATAA AGCCCGACTGAACCAGATCACTGTCCATCTGGGCGAATTTGATACCAAAGATACGGGCGAGTACGATGAACCCTTCCCCAAGGAAACCTTTGCAGTCTTAGAGAAGAGAATACACCCGAGCTTCAAATATATGTTGACTCAACCTGACAG ATTTGACATTGCTGTACTACGCTTGAATCGTCCAGTTATTTACAGAGACAATATTTTACCTATTTGCCTTCCGGATCCCAGTGATGATTTTATTGGTGAAGTCGGCATCGTAGCTGGCTGGGGCAAGACTGACAACTCATTTG GAAAAACGGGTACCAATATATTAAGAAAGGTGATGGTTCCCATCATCAGCAATGAGGAATGTCTCCGCTGGCACCACCACAAGGGCATAGATGTCAAGCTCCACTTTGAAATGTTCTGTGCAGGCCACTCTCAGGGCAAGATGGATGCTTGTCTA gGTGACTCGGGGGGACCTCTGGTTATCCACAAGAATGAGAGGTGGGTTCTGGCAGGCATCACATCAGCTGGGTTCGGGTGTGCAGTGGATCATCAGCCGGGGATCTATCATAAAGTTTCAATCACTTCAAGCTGGGTAATATCAAGTGTTAAAACTTGA
- the LOC128696858 gene encoding serine protease 27 isoform X4 gives MIAGRWGGVGVYPRQLPLLLFLFLLFFLFSVLPVAAQQADEGRYFRNMFTLPDQCVHNGIQASCTFILSCLFRGDTPVNKCGGGFIYTCCIPTIATVRSDAVRHINLFNREPPTFNNPQCGIQRVSQFAKRIIGGNEARFGEFPWQAHIRISGYQCGGVLINHYFVATAAHCVHKARLNQITVHLGEFDTKDTGEYDEPFPKETFAVLEKRIHPSFKYMLTQPDRFDIAVLRLNRPVIYRDNILPICLPDPSDDFIGEVGIVAGWGKTDNSFGKTGTNILRKVMVPIISNEECLRWHHHKGIDVKLHFEMFCAGHSQGKMDACLGDSGGPLVIHKNERWVLAGITSAGFGCAVDHQPGIYHKVSITSSWVISSVKT, from the exons AGGCAGACGAGGGGCGTTACTTCCGCAATATGTTCACTTTACCTGACCAGTGTGTCCACAATGGTATCCAGGCTTCTTGCACCTTCatcctctcctgcctcttccgTGGAG ATACTCCAGTGAACAAatgtggtggaggcttcataTATACCTGCTGCATACCCACCATAGCTACTGTCAGATCTGACGCTGTCAGACACATCAATTTGTTCAACAGAGAACCTCCCACTTTCAACAACCCAC AGTGTGGTATTCAAAGAGTATCTCAGTTTGCCAAGAGAATCATTGGTGGTAATGAGGCCAGGTTTGGAGAGTTTCCCTGGCAGGCACACATTCGCATCTCGGGTTATCAGTGTGGAGGCGTCCTCATCAATCACTACTTTGTTGCTACAGCTGCACACTGTGTACATAA AGCCCGACTGAACCAGATCACTGTCCATCTGGGCGAATTTGATACCAAAGATACGGGCGAGTACGATGAACCCTTCCCCAAGGAAACCTTTGCAGTCTTAGAGAAGAGAATACACCCGAGCTTCAAATATATGTTGACTCAACCTGACAG ATTTGACATTGCTGTACTACGCTTGAATCGTCCAGTTATTTACAGAGACAATATTTTACCTATTTGCCTTCCGGATCCCAGTGATGATTTTATTGGTGAAGTCGGCATCGTAGCTGGCTGGGGCAAGACTGACAACTCATTTG GAAAAACGGGTACCAATATATTAAGAAAGGTGATGGTTCCCATCATCAGCAATGAGGAATGTCTCCGCTGGCACCACCACAAGGGCATAGATGTCAAGCTCCACTTTGAAATGTTCTGTGCAGGCCACTCTCAGGGCAAGATGGATGCTTGTCTA gGTGACTCGGGGGGACCTCTGGTTATCCACAAGAATGAGAGGTGGGTTCTGGCAGGCATCACATCAGCTGGGTTCGGGTGTGCAGTGGATCATCAGCCGGGGATCTATCATAAAGTTTCAATCACTTCAAGCTGGGTAATATCAAGTGTTAAAACTTGA
- the LOC128696858 gene encoding serine protease 27 isoform X1, whose amino-acid sequence MIAGRWGGVGVYPRQLPLLLFLFLLFFLFSVLPVAAQQADEGRYFRNMFTLPDQCVHNGIQASCTFILSCLFRGDTPVNKCGGGFIYTCCIPTIATVRSDAVRHINLFNREPPTFNNPLGRQRLPLRRPRPYFPPRFWGPNRLPVRVGPVLNSARQQFQVPVESRVQQPTLFNEPECGIQRVSQFAKRIIGGNEARFGEFPWQAHIRISGYQCGGVLINHYFVATAAHCVHKARLNQITVHLGEFDTKDTGEYDEPFPKETFAVLEKRIHPSFKYMLTQPDRFDIAVLRLNRPVIYRDNILPICLPDPSDDFIGEVGIVAGWGKTDNSFGKTGTNILRKVMVPIISNEECLRWHHHKGIDVKLHFEMFCAGHSQGKMDACLGDSGGPLVIHKNERWVLAGITSAGFGCAVDHQPGIYHKVSITSSWVISSVKT is encoded by the exons AGGCAGACGAGGGGCGTTACTTCCGCAATATGTTCACTTTACCTGACCAGTGTGTCCACAATGGTATCCAGGCTTCTTGCACCTTCatcctctcctgcctcttccgTGGAG ATACTCCAGTGAACAAatgtggtggaggcttcataTATACCTGCTGCATACCCACCATAGCTACTGTCAGATCTGACGCTGTCAGACACATCAATTTGTTCAACAGAGAACCTCCCACTTTCAACAACCCAC TTGGTCGACAGCGATTGCCACTTCGTCGTCCAAGACCTTATTTTCCCCCACGATTTTGGGGCCCTAATCGACTCCCAG TTCGTGTGGGCCCAGTTTTAAATTCGGCCAGACAGCAGTTCCAGGTTCCCGTCGAGTCCAGAGTTCAACAACCGACTCTTTTTAATGAACCAG AGTGTGGTATTCAAAGAGTATCTCAGTTTGCCAAGAGAATCATTGGTGGTAATGAGGCCAGGTTTGGAGAGTTTCCCTGGCAGGCACACATTCGCATCTCGGGTTATCAGTGTGGAGGCGTCCTCATCAATCACTACTTTGTTGCTACAGCTGCACACTGTGTACATAA AGCCCGACTGAACCAGATCACTGTCCATCTGGGCGAATTTGATACCAAAGATACGGGCGAGTACGATGAACCCTTCCCCAAGGAAACCTTTGCAGTCTTAGAGAAGAGAATACACCCGAGCTTCAAATATATGTTGACTCAACCTGACAG ATTTGACATTGCTGTACTACGCTTGAATCGTCCAGTTATTTACAGAGACAATATTTTACCTATTTGCCTTCCGGATCCCAGTGATGATTTTATTGGTGAAGTCGGCATCGTAGCTGGCTGGGGCAAGACTGACAACTCATTTG GAAAAACGGGTACCAATATATTAAGAAAGGTGATGGTTCCCATCATCAGCAATGAGGAATGTCTCCGCTGGCACCACCACAAGGGCATAGATGTCAAGCTCCACTTTGAAATGTTCTGTGCAGGCCACTCTCAGGGCAAGATGGATGCTTGTCTA gGTGACTCGGGGGGACCTCTGGTTATCCACAAGAATGAGAGGTGGGTTCTGGCAGGCATCACATCAGCTGGGTTCGGGTGTGCAGTGGATCATCAGCCGGGGATCTATCATAAAGTTTCAATCACTTCAAGCTGGGTAATATCAAGTGTTAAAACTTGA
- the LOC128696858 gene encoding serine protease 27 isoform X3: MIAGRWGGVGVYPRQLPLLLFLFLLFFLFSVLPVAAQQADEGRYFRNMFTLPDQCVHNGIQASCTFILSCLFRGDTPVNKCGGGFIYTCCIPTIATVRSDAVRHINLFNREPPTFNNPLGRQRLPLRRPRPYFPPRFWGPNRLPECGIQRVSQFAKRIIGGNEARFGEFPWQAHIRISGYQCGGVLINHYFVATAAHCVHKARLNQITVHLGEFDTKDTGEYDEPFPKETFAVLEKRIHPSFKYMLTQPDRFDIAVLRLNRPVIYRDNILPICLPDPSDDFIGEVGIVAGWGKTDNSFGKTGTNILRKVMVPIISNEECLRWHHHKGIDVKLHFEMFCAGHSQGKMDACLGDSGGPLVIHKNERWVLAGITSAGFGCAVDHQPGIYHKVSITSSWVISSVKT; the protein is encoded by the exons AGGCAGACGAGGGGCGTTACTTCCGCAATATGTTCACTTTACCTGACCAGTGTGTCCACAATGGTATCCAGGCTTCTTGCACCTTCatcctctcctgcctcttccgTGGAG ATACTCCAGTGAACAAatgtggtggaggcttcataTATACCTGCTGCATACCCACCATAGCTACTGTCAGATCTGACGCTGTCAGACACATCAATTTGTTCAACAGAGAACCTCCCACTTTCAACAACCCAC TTGGTCGACAGCGATTGCCACTTCGTCGTCCAAGACCTTATTTTCCCCCACGATTTTGGGGCCCTAATCGACTCCCAG AGTGTGGTATTCAAAGAGTATCTCAGTTTGCCAAGAGAATCATTGGTGGTAATGAGGCCAGGTTTGGAGAGTTTCCCTGGCAGGCACACATTCGCATCTCGGGTTATCAGTGTGGAGGCGTCCTCATCAATCACTACTTTGTTGCTACAGCTGCACACTGTGTACATAA AGCCCGACTGAACCAGATCACTGTCCATCTGGGCGAATTTGATACCAAAGATACGGGCGAGTACGATGAACCCTTCCCCAAGGAAACCTTTGCAGTCTTAGAGAAGAGAATACACCCGAGCTTCAAATATATGTTGACTCAACCTGACAG ATTTGACATTGCTGTACTACGCTTGAATCGTCCAGTTATTTACAGAGACAATATTTTACCTATTTGCCTTCCGGATCCCAGTGATGATTTTATTGGTGAAGTCGGCATCGTAGCTGGCTGGGGCAAGACTGACAACTCATTTG GAAAAACGGGTACCAATATATTAAGAAAGGTGATGGTTCCCATCATCAGCAATGAGGAATGTCTCCGCTGGCACCACCACAAGGGCATAGATGTCAAGCTCCACTTTGAAATGTTCTGTGCAGGCCACTCTCAGGGCAAGATGGATGCTTGTCTA gGTGACTCGGGGGGACCTCTGGTTATCCACAAGAATGAGAGGTGGGTTCTGGCAGGCATCACATCAGCTGGGTTCGGGTGTGCAGTGGATCATCAGCCGGGGATCTATCATAAAGTTTCAATCACTTCAAGCTGGGTAATATCAAGTGTTAAAACTTGA